A genomic region of Marinobacter sp. NP-4(2019) contains the following coding sequences:
- a CDS encoding acyl-CoA dehydrogenase, with translation MSVLLLLISALVLIYLGIGGQPAAVVMVIATIIGLFQDGWHLLSILFGGGLLALALLLVFPGDLRLDKLSRPLLGWVRNRLPQLSETESEALKSGSVDWDGELFSGQPEWSKLLDAKPAHLTSEEQAFLDGPVEKLCAMLDDWKITHENYDLPDKVWKFIRENGFFGLVIPKEDGGLGFSNTAHSEIVMKISTRSVSAAVTVMVPNSLGPGELLMHYGTDEQKHHYLPRLCKGEEIPCFALTSPVAGSDAGAIPDKGIVCKGQWNGKEVLGLKVTWNKRYITLAPVATLIGLAIKVYDPEKLLGDQDDIGVTCVLVPRDTEGVNAGARHLPMNTVFMNGPTWGTDVFIPMEQVIGGQDMLGKGWTMLLECLSIGRSISLPALGTGAGKVASLATGSYALTREQFGRSISQFEGVQEALEPIAGYTYMMDAARLLTSGMLDRGVRPSVPSAVLKYRNTDLMREVINHAMDVVAGRGVITGPRNFLARAYQAVPIGITVEGANILTRSLMIFGQGAIRCHPFIVEEIEAAGMEDEDKAAKKFDGIFYRHIAHTTRNALRAFVLGLTRGWLEPVPRQGDIKPCYRQLARFSAAFALMTDVTLLTVGGGLKARQRLSGRMADCLVHLYYATAVIKQWHEEGYPDDQRPLVEWGLKTSLRDLQESMREAIINFPIPALRWPLRLLVFPLGATGLNGPDDKLGATVADTIVKDTPVRQRVSRGAYINTDPDDPLGRVLNAYRLANETVEMRSRLHEAIRNRNEDEVDGIALLMGHQRKELVDWACEQGVIKKEECDKLLEALEALYDVIRVDAFEGDGLKALARCAKGKRKVVERPPRDED, from the coding sequence ATGAGCGTCCTGCTCCTTCTGATCAGTGCACTGGTCCTGATTTATCTTGGCATTGGTGGCCAACCCGCAGCGGTAGTGATGGTCATTGCCACCATCATCGGTCTGTTCCAGGACGGCTGGCATCTGCTCAGCATATTATTTGGCGGCGGCTTGCTCGCCCTGGCCCTGCTGCTGGTTTTCCCCGGCGATCTCCGCCTCGATAAGCTGAGCCGCCCCCTGCTGGGCTGGGTTCGCAACCGCCTGCCCCAGCTCTCGGAAACCGAATCTGAAGCGCTCAAATCCGGCTCCGTGGACTGGGACGGCGAACTGTTCTCCGGTCAGCCGGAATGGTCAAAGCTGCTGGACGCCAAACCCGCCCACCTCACCAGTGAGGAACAGGCGTTCCTGGATGGCCCGGTGGAAAAGCTCTGCGCCATGCTGGACGACTGGAAAATCACCCACGAAAACTATGATTTACCAGACAAAGTATGGAAGTTCATCCGTGAAAACGGCTTCTTCGGGCTGGTGATTCCAAAGGAAGACGGCGGCCTGGGCTTCTCCAATACCGCCCACTCCGAAATCGTGATGAAGATTTCCACCCGCAGCGTGTCCGCCGCCGTCACGGTGATGGTGCCCAATTCACTGGGCCCGGGCGAACTGCTGATGCATTACGGCACTGACGAACAGAAACACCATTATCTGCCACGGCTGTGTAAAGGCGAAGAAATTCCCTGCTTTGCCCTGACCTCTCCCGTGGCAGGCTCAGATGCTGGCGCCATTCCCGACAAGGGGATCGTCTGTAAGGGTCAATGGAATGGCAAGGAAGTGCTGGGGCTGAAAGTCACCTGGAACAAGCGCTACATCACTCTGGCGCCGGTTGCGACGCTGATTGGCCTGGCCATCAAAGTCTATGACCCCGAAAAACTGCTGGGTGACCAGGACGACATCGGAGTGACCTGCGTGCTGGTGCCCCGGGACACCGAGGGCGTCAACGCCGGCGCCCGCCACCTGCCGATGAATACGGTGTTCATGAATGGACCAACCTGGGGCACCGACGTGTTCATCCCCATGGAACAGGTCATCGGTGGTCAGGACATGCTCGGCAAGGGCTGGACCATGTTGCTGGAATGTCTGTCCATCGGTCGCTCCATTTCCCTGCCGGCCCTGGGCACCGGCGCCGGCAAGGTCGCCAGCCTCGCTACCGGTTCCTACGCGCTGACACGGGAACAGTTTGGCCGTTCCATCAGCCAGTTTGAGGGTGTTCAGGAAGCCCTGGAACCCATTGCCGGCTACACCTACATGATGGACGCGGCACGGCTGCTCACCTCAGGCATGCTGGACCGGGGCGTGCGTCCATCCGTGCCGTCGGCGGTGCTGAAATACCGCAACACCGATCTGATGCGTGAAGTGATCAACCATGCCATGGATGTGGTGGCTGGTCGCGGCGTGATTACCGGCCCCCGCAATTTCCTGGCGCGGGCCTACCAGGCGGTCCCCATTGGTATCACCGTGGAAGGTGCCAATATCCTCACCCGCAGTCTGATGATCTTCGGTCAGGGCGCAATACGCTGTCACCCGTTCATCGTGGAGGAAATCGAAGCCGCGGGTATGGAGGACGAAGACAAGGCCGCGAAAAAATTCGATGGTATTTTCTACCGCCACATCGCCCACACCACCCGTAATGCCCTGCGGGCGTTCGTACTCGGGTTGACTCGCGGCTGGCTGGAACCGGTGCCCCGCCAGGGCGACATCAAACCCTGCTACCGCCAGTTGGCCCGCTTCTCCGCCGCTTTTGCCCTGATGACCGACGTCACCCTGCTGACCGTCGGTGGTGGCCTGAAAGCCCGTCAACGATTGTCCGGCCGTATGGCGGACTGCCTGGTGCACCTGTACTACGCCACCGCAGTGATCAAGCAGTGGCATGAGGAAGGCTACCCGGACGACCAGCGACCACTGGTGGAATGGGGCCTGAAAACCAGTCTACGGGACCTGCAGGAGTCCATGCGCGAAGCGATCATCAACTTCCCGATACCGGCCCTGCGCTGGCCGTTGCGGTTGCTGGTGTTCCCACTGGGCGCCACCGGCCTGAACGGTCCTGACGACAAGTTGGGTGCCACGGTCGCCGACACCATCGTGAAGGACACCCCTGTGCGTCAGCGCGTCAGCCGCGGCGCCTACATCAATACCGATCCGGACGATCCCCTGGGCCGGGTGCTGAATGCCTATCGCCTGGCCAACGAAACCGTCGAAATGCGCAGCCGGCTCCATGAAGCCATTCGCAACCGAAATGAGGACGAGGTGGATGGTATCGCTCTGTTGATGGGCCACCAGCGCAAGGAATTGGTGGACTGGGCCTGCGAGCAAGGCGTCATCAAGAAGGAGGAATGCGACAAACTGCTGGAAGCGCTTGAAGCACTGTACGATGTGATCCGGGTGGATGCCTTTGAGGGCGATGGCCTGAAAGCCCTGGCGCGCTGCGCCAAGGGTAAGCGAAAGGTGGTGGAACGTCCGCCACGGGACGAAGACTAG
- a CDS encoding APC family permease: MSKPLSHKKTLTALDVTLYAVSAVLLIDQIAMTAAVGPAAIFWWLVVIVLFLIPNTLVTAELGTSYPEQGGIYAWVRDAFNTRWAARITWQYWINIALWMPAVYIMFSGIFAALFFPEMGLWTQICLGITMCALTTWANCIRLSYSKWIPNIGTLTKFAVILTLGGAGIAYGLEHGFVNDIGFGAAMDDLQAGLVYLPVVVYGCLGMELISAESDEIINPKRNIPRAMLAAGLCAAGFYIFGTAGVLAAVPADDVDMVDILAVTLQELFGGSELGSAFALVIGGMALFTLFSTMVTWTLGGNRAAAEAADAKEMPEIFGWVSKEHKSPVGAAILTGTISSSIMVIYGFMANNLEDLFWTLFSFSAIIFLLPYVAMHLAFIKLRISDADHPRPFKIPGGDLMGYALSTLCIAILGMSILLFFWVPGEPLDVAFALQVGAGVLITLAIGEYLVYRGEKLRAAEADRQQARVAIKLGVANG, translated from the coding sequence ATGAGTAAGCCCTTGAGCCATAAAAAAACGTTGACCGCGCTCGACGTCACACTCTATGCCGTCTCCGCGGTCCTGCTGATTGATCAGATCGCCATGACCGCCGCTGTTGGCCCGGCGGCTATCTTCTGGTGGCTGGTGGTTATTGTCTTATTCCTGATCCCCAATACGTTGGTCACTGCCGAACTGGGCACCTCTTACCCGGAACAGGGCGGCATCTACGCCTGGGTTCGTGATGCCTTCAATACCCGCTGGGCGGCACGGATTACCTGGCAATACTGGATCAATATCGCCCTGTGGATGCCGGCGGTGTACATCATGTTCTCTGGCATCTTCGCGGCTCTGTTTTTCCCCGAGATGGGCCTTTGGACTCAGATCTGCCTGGGGATAACCATGTGCGCCCTGACGACCTGGGCCAACTGCATCCGCCTCAGTTACAGCAAATGGATTCCCAATATCGGCACCTTGACCAAGTTTGCGGTTATTCTGACCCTGGGTGGTGCTGGCATCGCATACGGCCTGGAGCATGGATTCGTTAACGATATCGGGTTTGGGGCGGCAATGGATGATCTTCAGGCCGGCCTGGTGTACTTGCCCGTGGTGGTTTATGGCTGCCTGGGGATGGAGCTGATCAGTGCCGAGAGTGACGAGATCATCAATCCCAAACGCAATATCCCTCGCGCCATGCTGGCTGCTGGCCTTTGCGCGGCAGGCTTCTACATCTTTGGTACGGCGGGTGTGCTGGCGGCGGTTCCGGCCGATGATGTCGACATGGTTGATATCCTGGCGGTGACGCTTCAGGAGTTGTTTGGTGGCAGCGAGCTAGGCAGCGCCTTCGCCCTGGTAATCGGCGGTATGGCGCTGTTTACGTTGTTCTCGACCATGGTGACCTGGACCCTCGGCGGTAACCGTGCCGCGGCGGAAGCGGCCGACGCAAAAGAGATGCCCGAGATCTTCGGCTGGGTGAGCAAGGAGCACAAGAGCCCTGTTGGTGCCGCAATCCTGACCGGTACGATCAGCTCGTCGATTATGGTGATCTACGGTTTTATGGCCAATAATCTTGAAGACCTCTTTTGGACCCTTTTCTCGTTCAGTGCCATCATCTTCCTGTTACCCTATGTCGCCATGCACCTGGCATTTATAAAGTTACGTATCAGTGATGCCGATCATCCGCGGCCGTTCAAGATTCCGGGTGGTGATTTGATGGGATACGCGCTTTCAACACTCTGTATCGCCATTCTGGGGATGTCGATCCTGCTCTTCTTCTGGGTCCCCGGCGAACCACTGGATGTGGCGTTCGCCTTGCAGGTTGGCGCTGGCGTGCTGATCACCCTGGCCATCGGCGAATACCTGGTATACCGCGGCGAGAAACTGCGGGCAGCGGAAGCCGATCGGCAGCAGGCCAGGGTAGCTATAAAATTGGGCGTGGCCAACGGATGA